In a single window of the Streptacidiphilus sp. P02-A3a genome:
- a CDS encoding efflux RND transporter periplasmic adaptor subunit: protein MKVLPQRRRAALLNSVLAVLLVAGSGAAYAAVNTSTSSSSTGKTNTTTYTVAQGMVLATVTGSGSLYSPSDAGVNFTTGGTVTEVDVKPGQTVTKGEVLAKVDPTAANETLSADQATLTAAQANLNQVENPTATTVNGVSTTPTVSASQLTQAEAQVTSAQNAVTAAQAAVAGTVLTAPISGTVNSVSGAVDSTVSGGGASTTASSAGSAPTGFVVITNPTGMEVTADFAEADALKLQAGQGASVTLNASGAQLNAKVLSVSSLPVSSSSGISSSGTVEYSAVLSITSSTSNLRTGLSASVSVLTGEVDNALYLPTAALTGTGTTRLATVVEADGTTKSQSVTVGLAGDTDVQILSGLTDGEKVQVTVATTSGGFGAGGFGGRTGGGGFGGGAGGFGGGARGSGGGRG, encoded by the coding sequence ATGAAGGTGCTCCCACAGCGGCGCAGGGCCGCTCTGCTGAACTCCGTTCTCGCCGTGCTGCTCGTCGCCGGTTCCGGAGCGGCCTACGCCGCCGTGAACACCTCGACCAGCAGCAGCAGTACGGGCAAGACCAACACCACCACGTACACGGTCGCCCAGGGCATGGTGCTGGCGACGGTCACCGGCAGCGGGTCCCTGTACTCGCCGAGTGACGCGGGCGTGAACTTCACCACCGGCGGCACGGTCACCGAGGTCGACGTCAAGCCCGGGCAGACGGTGACCAAGGGCGAGGTGCTGGCCAAGGTCGACCCGACCGCGGCCAACGAGACGCTCAGCGCCGACCAGGCCACGCTGACCGCCGCGCAGGCGAACCTGAACCAGGTCGAGAACCCGACCGCGACCACCGTCAACGGGGTCAGCACCACGCCCACCGTCAGCGCCTCGCAGCTGACCCAGGCCGAGGCCCAGGTGACCAGCGCGCAGAACGCGGTCACCGCCGCCCAGGCCGCGGTGGCCGGGACGGTGCTGACGGCGCCGATCTCGGGCACGGTCAACTCGGTGTCCGGCGCGGTCGACAGCACCGTCTCCGGCGGCGGCGCCAGCACCACCGCCAGCTCGGCGGGCAGCGCCCCGACCGGGTTCGTGGTGATCACCAATCCGACCGGGATGGAGGTCACCGCCGACTTCGCCGAGGCCGACGCGCTCAAGCTGCAGGCCGGGCAGGGCGCCTCGGTCACCCTGAACGCCAGTGGCGCGCAGCTCAACGCCAAGGTGCTGTCGGTCAGTTCGCTGCCGGTCAGCAGCTCCTCCGGGATCAGCTCCAGCGGCACCGTCGAGTACTCGGCGGTGCTGTCGATCACCAGCAGCACCAGCAACCTGCGAACCGGTCTGAGCGCGAGTGTTTCGGTGCTGACCGGTGAGGTGGACAATGCCCTGTACCTGCCGACGGCGGCGCTCACCGGAACGGGCACGACCCGACTGGCGACCGTGGTCGAGGCGGACGGCACGACCAAGTCGCAGAGTGTCACGGTGGGCCTCGCCGGGGACACCGACGTACAGATCCTCAGCGGGCTGACCGACGGGGAGAAGGTGCAGGTGACGGTGGCCACGACCAGCGGTGGGTTCG
- the hisC gene encoding histidinol-phosphate transaminase — MSGNLRGIPLYKPGKPAQGADGRPAYKLSSNENPYPPLPGVVEAAVAAAGSLNRYPDLGCTGLVAELAARLGVPESHIATGTGSVGVAQSLIHSTAGPGDEVVYAWRSFEAYPIIVQVNGATSVQVPLTADGGHDLDAMLAAVTDRTRLIFVCNPNNPTGTVVHRAELERFLDAVPADVLVVLDEAYNEFVRDPEVPDGIELYRDRPNVCVLRTFSKAYGLAGLRVGFAVGHEPVAEALRQTAVPFGVSQLAQDAAVASLRAEKALLERVDALVAERARVVAALVAQGWTPNETQANFVWLPLGERTSDFAAACAAAGVVVRPFPGDGVRVTIGETEGNDLFLEAAERFRKES, encoded by the coding sequence CTGAGCGGCAACCTGCGGGGCATTCCGCTGTACAAGCCGGGCAAGCCCGCCCAGGGCGCCGACGGCCGTCCCGCCTACAAGCTGTCCTCCAACGAGAACCCGTACCCGCCGCTGCCCGGCGTGGTCGAGGCGGCGGTCGCCGCCGCCGGGAGCCTCAACCGCTACCCGGACCTGGGCTGCACCGGGCTCGTCGCCGAACTGGCGGCCCGCCTCGGCGTGCCGGAGTCGCACATCGCCACCGGCACCGGCTCGGTCGGCGTGGCCCAGTCGCTGATCCACTCCACCGCGGGACCCGGCGACGAGGTGGTCTACGCCTGGCGCTCGTTCGAGGCGTACCCGATCATCGTCCAGGTCAACGGCGCGACCTCGGTCCAGGTGCCGCTGACCGCCGACGGCGGGCACGACCTGGACGCGATGCTGGCGGCGGTCACCGACCGCACCCGGCTGATCTTCGTCTGCAACCCGAACAACCCCACCGGCACCGTGGTCCACCGCGCGGAGCTGGAGCGCTTCCTGGACGCGGTGCCCGCCGACGTCCTGGTGGTGCTGGACGAGGCCTACAACGAGTTCGTCCGCGACCCCGAGGTGCCGGACGGCATCGAGCTGTACCGGGACCGGCCGAACGTCTGCGTGCTGCGCACCTTCTCCAAGGCGTACGGGCTGGCCGGGCTGCGGGTCGGCTTCGCGGTGGGGCACGAGCCGGTCGCCGAGGCGCTGCGGCAGACCGCCGTGCCCTTCGGCGTCAGCCAGCTCGCCCAGGACGCGGCGGTGGCCTCGCTGCGCGCCGAGAAGGCGCTGCTGGAGCGGGTGGACGCGCTGGTGGCGGAGCGCGCCCGGGTGGTCGCGGCGCTGGTCGCGCAGGGCTGGACGCCGAACGAGACCCAGGCCAACTTCGTCTGGCTGCCACTGGGGGAGCGCACCTCGGACTTCGCGGCGGCCTGCGCCGCGGCCGGGGTCGTGGTCCGGCCGTTCCCGGGCGACGGGGTGCGGGTGACCATCGGCGAGACCGAGGGCAACGACCTGTTCCTGGAGGCGGCGGAACGATTCCGCAAGGAGTCCTGA